Part of the Lolium rigidum isolate FL_2022 chromosome 6, APGP_CSIRO_Lrig_0.1, whole genome shotgun sequence genome, cctaggtttTAGATCTCTCGGTTAAATTTTGCCCTCTTCTAAAACAACTAAATACATGACCTAGATTTAATAACAACTAAAAATTTGACACACTCGTGCATAGTAGGATGGGTTCCGGGTCATGCATTGCATTCAGGCTTTTGTTATGTGTTAATTCCGATTTTCGAGTTCTCTTATCTATATGTTGTGGTGCCCGTTGGCAGGCCGTTGCCATAGGAGGCTTGCAGTGCCTTGCTTTAGGTACTTTTTAGTTAATTTTTGTATGATGATCACCTCCTTGTTGAAAGTTAGTAGTTGACTCTAGAAGTTCCCTTCGTATTTGATGAAGTTAGTATTTGAAAGGAAAAGTTTGGTCTCTTATGCAATGCCTTAAAGGCATGAATACCAATATGTTTATTGTTGGATTTAGATTTCCGTAGATACATCAATAGTTCGAAAACTTATGTGGGTCCAAACCAATATGAGAAACTCTTTCCCCTTTCACGTCCTATAAGCCATAATTCTGCCGGGCATTTTTATTCCCATTCACTTCTTTCTCTATAGTCTACCCAAACTTGTGCATTTCTCCTGTGCGGCAACCATCATCCAGTTTGTTTCTTATTCGATCTCAATGAAGCCCTTTCAGTATGTATCTAGGACCTTTGACGCAAATTGATGCGTTTCTAACTCCATATAGATTGCTTCTCAATACAGTATCCTTCAGATTTAGTAAAATTTCTTGTATAGATTCTTCAATACCTAACTTCAAATATTCTGCGCCGTCTTTTAAAAATGCCTACTCCCTGGTATATCCTTTTTAAGTTAGAAGAGTGTTATTTTCCTATCCTCTAAGATAAATTATTCTTTTTCAAGTTGCTCTTGATCTCCAATGCGACTCTTTGACCCATGTTGTCTGTCAATGGTATTTGTAGAATCATACGCAATCCTAAGAGAGAATGAAGGACCAGTAGCGTAGTTTTTGTAGGCTCCGGATAATGGACAAATGGGAAAAAACCCTGAACCTTGTTTCGTGCCCATGAGATCATTTCATGAAGTGTGTGAGGATGTCCGAGAGTTAGGTTGCGGGATTCACTTATTCACGTGCAGAGTGAATAGTTTGGGTGCgggatggattggcccccataccgactactcttaggaTTAACTTATTCACTTATTATTTGTTCTTGTTACGCTGAAGTGGTGAATCCATGTGTGCCTTTACCCTTTAGACAACCGACTATGTGCAGCCTGGACCATAGAATGGTAATACGTTCAACCTTTAATAGAGGCAAGCGCTGCCAAGCGTAGGAGCTGCGGTGAGGATAAACCAAGCCGATATTTTCAGGTTATCTTAGGAAACATCTCATTTTAGCCCACGATGCGAGTTTCCGATAGCTTACCTAGTGTTCCCTAGTTGTGTTGCAAAGTTGAATGGTGATGGTGGAGCGATAACAACTACATTCTTCACAAGGATTTTAGGATTGACAATGTCAAATGAGGTTTTTTTTTCTGACCAAGATGCTTATTTCTAAGTCCTTTGAATGTGTGCCGAATTCCTAATTTTAGTTTTACATGGAGAAACTCCAGGaccatcacatcaataatatagaGTGGTACCTTGATTTAAAATTGAGTCTAGTGGTCCAGTCAACCGAGCATTGGAAGTTGAGAATTCGAGGCTGAATTCTATTAAAAGTGGGGAGACTGTAATACCccggattttttttttaaaaatgtcTCTGACATAAAATAAATATAGTTGATCAAGATTGGCTTTTGTTGTCTTTTGTTCACCGCACGTCGTGTTCTTCTTGTTGAACTCCTAAAAAAAAACTACCGGACTGTTCAATTTTGAGGTCATACATACAACCCCTTAGCCTAGCACCGCCAGCGATCCGAGCTGCGGCTGAATCTTCCCCGCTACGCCCCTTATCTTTCTCTCGGTTTCAGGTCAACCTTTCTCCATTTTCTCCCAGTATCTTGCGGCAAATCCCCTTTTAAACCCTAGTTTTCCCAATTCAGGTAGTGAGGCAATGCGAGCAGAAATAGAAGAATCATGGCCCCTGCAGTGATGTGCTTCTGAAATGGAAGAAACGAGAGCAGAAAAAAGAGGTATGTATATGATTTATTTCTTTTTTCTGAAATGAAATTGCCATACTTAACTGTGGATGTGTTGGGGAtagggatttggtgcacatgggcaaacACATCAaaaagtgtctttgacacatgggcaccagtgctccctccactttcagatttttaaattttttaaaatctcacacttctatttctccaaaaattatggcattaaatatgtagatacatATGTACAGGAGGAGTCTACGCAAAAAAGTCCCGGTAAAAAATACTTAAAATTTTGAGAaatacaaaataaacaaatttctgacaaaaagacatactattgtactaccatttactgtcacaaatttgtctttttttaacGGGACTTTTTTGCATACACCCATACTGTACATATCTATTTATATATTTAACACCATAATTTTTAGAGACACAGAAGTGTgaggttttaaaattttgaaaaatctgaaattgaagggagcactggtgcccatgtgtcaaagacacttttTGATGTGTTGGAGTTAACAAAGTCGAAGAGAATTCCGACCTTTATATGCTGCATATGGCCAAGCGATGATATTTTAATAATATATTTTGCCAGGGAGTGAATCTTGCCATAGTAAGTAACCAAATTGACCCATTTTGCAGGGTTATAAAGATTGCTACATTCACCGTGTAAAATTGCCCCAATACTGAATCACAAAAACCCTCTTGGCCCTATGCCACCCCGAAGGCTTCGCGAATCGCCTTCACCGCCCTCACCGATTCTCCTCAAGAAATCTAAGTGCCATGCCGGTGCCCACCTTGCCCGCCCCCTGGAGCGCATCCGCATGCTGCTGAACAAGTTACTGCAACATGAGGACGGGTGGGTTTTCGCCAAGCCGGTGGATTCACTCAGCCTTGGCCTGCGTGACTACTACTCTGACATATACGACCCCATGGATCTTGGCACTGTCAGCCGCCGCCTTAACGGCAATCGCTACATGGACCTGCACTCATTTGCCAGAGATGTGAGACTTACCTTCCACAATGCCATGGTCTACAACGACAAGGGCGATGATGTGTATGAGAGCGCAGCCGAGCTCTCTGAAATCTTCGAGTCAGGGTGGGCCTCCATTGAACAAGAGCTCCCTTCGCCGCCATCAATCACAGACCGGAGGATGAAGCTCAAGGATGAGCTGCCACGGCTGTCGAAGggcttgcagaggagagcagtcgTTATTATGAAGGACATAAACGCGTGGCTTCAGGAGGCGAATGGGAGGGTTCAGGTGGATTTCGACAAGGCGGACGAGGCAACTGTTGACAAGCTCGAGTGGCTGGTTCTCTTGGGTGCCATGCAACAGGTAATTACCGTGTCCATCTGGTGCCCCTTATGATTCTGAACTGCCGAACATGTTTATATTGCAACACATTTTCATAATGCTTTGGTAACAATCTTATCCTAACTGAACTTTCTTCTTGCAATGCTGTTTAATGATCTTGTTCAAGCGAGGAAATAGCATCTAACACCACATGTTGGTGACTTTTTTGCAAGGAACCACAGCATGCGTTTGTTTTTGCATAGAACACCATATTTTGCTTGATCGTTTGCACAAAACACATAGCCAATCATTAAAAGCTTTAATAGCCAGTTAGTCAGTCTAGCCCGCTATCACAAAGGGTAATGTGGTATTTTCTCTCCTTATTCAACCGAATTGGTATGTACATATCAACTCGTCCCGATACCAGGAGGAGGCAGCCAACTTCACCAAGTTCACGGTGACCCGAAGACTGTCGGCCTTGCTCGCACATTGGTCAAGGCGAGAGAGCGCTTACGGATCGCCTGTCGTGTTGTCCTTAGGCGAGCCTTGCCCGCACACATGTCGACCCAAACGCTGCCATGTTAGCCCGTGGAGGCAGAGGGTGAATTGGCATGGTCCTTAGGCGCGTCACCCGTGGTGGGAGCGAGCTTGTCATGCTCTACCGGCTCCGTCCGTGTCGTGCGGAGGTGTGTCAGTTGTGCTGCGTTGTCCTAGACTCACCCATCCCTATCAGAGAGCTCGCCATCCTGAGGTCATTGCTGCTCTGTATTGTTAGGATGCAAACAAGCACGACAAGGCAGCTCTCCGCGCCTTGCCGCCTCGGCGGTACTGCAGTCGATCAGTGAGGCGGACATGTCGTGCTTCGACTGTTCGAGACGTCCTCTCATAGTCCTGCTATGACCTAGATAGGAAGAAGCCTGTTGACAACACGACATGGTTTGGCGCACTACATCGGTGCCTGACCGGACATGGTCTCTCGTTCGTCGAGTTTGTGGGAGGGGTGAGCATCTACTCCACCACCGTGGACAAGCAACCGCTGCACATAACGGTGGCACGACAGTAGAGCACCAGGACGCCGACCATGGATTCCCACGGTCCCGTTGTCGGTCTCATCCCCACCGCTAGCAGAACACCTCATGTGATGATGTTGCCGATCACCGGGGACCATGGTGAACGGTAGCCGCCTTCGCTTCGTAGCTAGACGAACCGGCCCGAACATACCAGTTCAGACGACAATGGAGATTAATTGTCCATTAAAACTTTTAATAATGGATTATGTGTTTTGTGCAAGTGATTACAATAAAATGTGGTGTTCCTTGCAAAAACAAACACATGTTGTGGTTCTGTGCAAAAATGTCACCAACATGTGGTGCTATGTGCTATTTCCTCTGTTCAAGCATGGTGAATATTTTATGAGTTTAGGAAAGGTAGAAGTAGACGTAACGCCTTTCTGGGATTTCACCTATTAGATTTACCGTGATGAACCAGATTGGATGCAGTCCTGGCCCTTAACCCGTGGATCACAAATTGAACACTCTGATAAAGGAGTTGGAAGATTGGAGCATATTTGTTTTCACTACCAGAATTTGTTCTTTGTGATTTCCCCGTTGCTCATTGGATGGTGCAGGTCCTCCACTGCCCCCCCCCTACTGCTGTGGAAGTGGCGTACACTGTCGAAATATTAGGTCTGTTTGGATTCCAGCCAAAGCTTACCTTACCAAAAAATGGGGTGGCCCCTGAATTTGGTGGCTGTTTGGACTGCTGCCAAAGAATTGGCTTGCCTAGCCAGCCGCCCATGTGCTAGGGTTATTCTCGTCAAATCACGGGCGAGTCGAGGGTGCGGAGAACCTCCACCTACATGTTGGCATGGTGACTTGCCCCCTTTGTTGGTGGGTCCAATGTATATTTCCACTTTTTTGTTGTCATGTACTGCATTCAGCAAGCGTGTCGATTTTTTTTTCATGTGATTAATCGGTGGGTCATCACATGATTAGTGCGTACCAAATTCCACCTGAAGCAATCGCATGTTATTCCTTTggtgagtttttttttctttgcctGCATCTTACATATCTTCTCATATTTAGTGAATTGACTTGTCAAATAGTTTGAAGACATACTATGTTCACCAAATCAGTTTGTGCAAATCAAACAGGGATCTATTTTGCCAAATATTTGGATAGTGTTACAAACCAAACAACAACTTGCAAATTTTTTGGTCATGCCTTGGTGGGGCTGGTTGTGGCTCAAACCAAACACATCCATTGTCCACTGTAATATTGCATAGCGTCCATGTTTGTTTTTAGGTCTGAGCCATGGGATGGAGTTTTTTCTGTTTGATGTGACCTGCATTAGTGATTATGCTAGATTGGTACGCAAACATTGCTCCAAAGAGGTTATCAGTTATATATAGCAACATAGTAAAATATATCAATTAGATAATTTAAAATGCATGTGATAAGTGGAGCGCTGACTATGTATGTTATGCTCGGATAAACATTACCCAGGATGATGGTTGAGCATCCTCCTAAAGGATATGAGAAGTACACACATCTGTTGTTTTGGTTGTCTGATTCACTGTACTGTGGCATTTGAAATACCTTAATGTCTTGGATCTGGTTTTGCCATGTTTGTTAACTATTGTTGTGTAAATGATGGCATGTATATCAATGGATAATATTTATGGAATCAGGCAAacgttttttttttcatgtaa contains:
- the LOC124660165 gene encoding transcription factor GTE5, chloroplastic-like translates to MPPRRLRESPSPPSPILLKKSKCHAGAHLARPLERIRMLLNKLLQHEDGWVFAKPVDSLSLGLRDYYSDIYDPMDLGTVSRRLNGNRYMDLHSFARDVRLTFHNAMVYNDKGDDVYESAAELSEIFESGWASIEQELPSPPSITDRRMKLKDELPRLSKGLQRRAVVIMKDINAWLQEANGRVQVDFDKADEATVDKLEWLVLLGAMQQEEEMLDSPRRCDA